A single Verrucomicrobiaceae bacterium DNA region contains:
- a CDS encoding PQQ-binding-like beta-propeller repeat protein, whose product MHRRLFTLSSFFALCAPLFAENWPQWRGPRLDGTSADVGFPITAEQNVTWKIELPGSGHASPIVWEDRIFNVAALAENEERVLLCHERSSGKLLWQSTVLKAPPEGTHKLNSLASSTPATDGERIFTAFLDNTPTEATRKANEGRVIPKGEVPKGTVVVSAHDFSGKALWQVRPGLFSSKHGFCSSPIVFEDKVIVNCDHDGDGYIVALAKVDGKELWRIERPNKTRSYCVPLLREIGGRMQMVLSGTMCVTSYDPHTGKLLWIIDGPTEQFVASIVFSEKTGLLYMTGGFPEHHLLAIKPDGSGNVTNTHIVWRTNKGVAYVPSPIVEGDHFLIVSDSGVAHCFDAKSGEIAWEERLREHHASLTSAEGRVYFVNDFGILRSIKPGAKYDLLAESELGEKVFASPALSEGQIFIRSDKSLLCLGKRGPKTAGLVK is encoded by the coding sequence ATGCATCGCCGCCTTTTTACCCTTTCTTCGTTCTTTGCTCTTTGTGCTCCGCTTTTTGCCGAAAACTGGCCGCAGTGGCGCGGACCGCGGCTCGATGGCACATCGGCGGATGTGGGCTTTCCGATCACTGCGGAGCAAAATGTGACTTGGAAGATCGAGTTGCCGGGGAGCGGCCATGCATCGCCAATCGTGTGGGAAGACCGCATTTTTAATGTGGCAGCACTGGCCGAAAATGAGGAGCGTGTGCTGCTCTGTCATGAGCGCAGCAGCGGAAAGCTGCTGTGGCAGTCCACCGTGCTCAAGGCCCCACCCGAGGGCACGCATAAGCTGAACTCACTGGCCTCCAGCACGCCAGCGACCGATGGGGAGCGCATTTTCACGGCTTTTCTCGATAACACGCCCACGGAGGCCACGCGGAAGGCGAATGAGGGCCGCGTCATTCCAAAGGGCGAGGTGCCGAAGGGCACCGTCGTGGTCTCTGCGCATGATTTCAGCGGCAAGGCACTCTGGCAGGTGCGGCCGGGCCTTTTTTCCAGCAAGCACGGCTTCTGCTCCAGTCCCATCGTGTTTGAGGACAAAGTGATCGTGAACTGCGATCACGATGGCGATGGCTACATCGTCGCTCTGGCCAAAGTGGATGGCAAAGAGCTCTGGCGCATCGAGCGGCCGAACAAAACCCGCAGTTACTGCGTGCCGCTGCTTCGCGAAATCGGCGGACGCATGCAGATGGTGCTCAGTGGCACGATGTGCGTCACCAGCTACGATCCGCACACGGGGAAGCTGCTGTGGATCATCGATGGCCCGACGGAGCAATTTGTGGCCTCCATCGTCTTCAGCGAAAAGACGGGCCTGCTCTACATGACGGGCGGTTTCCCAGAGCACCACCTGCTGGCCATCAAGCCGGATGGCAGTGGCAATGTCACGAATACACACATCGTCTGGCGGACAAATAAAGGCGTGGCCTACGTCCCATCACCCATCGTGGAGGGGGATCACTTCCTGATCGTGTCCGATAGCGGCGTGGCGCATTGTTTTGATGCGAAAAGCGGCGAGATCGCCTGGGAGGAGCGTTTGCGTGAGCATCACGCCTCACTCACCAGCGCGGAGGGGCGTGTGTATTTCGTGAACGACTTTGGCATCCTGCGCAGCATCAAGCCGGGTGCGAAATACGATTTGCTGGCCGAAAGCGAGTTGGGGGAAAAAGTCTTCGCCAGCCCGGCTCTGAGCGAGGGCCAGATCTTCATCCGCAGTGACAAATCACTGCTCTGTCTGGGCAAACGCGGTCCAAAGACGGCAGGGCTGGTGAAATAA
- the argS gene encoding arginine--tRNA ligase, producing MFRAVLTSRLQAAFSAAGIELPAGFTPNVVIASDARYGDYQSNAAMVLAKQVKANPRALAQQIVDKLDVADLCEKTSIDGPGFLNFTLSAAALAQRLAVIVSDDKVGVPAVVQPKTIVVDFSAPNIAKPMHVGHIRSTFIGDSLARVARFIGHKVITDNHVGDWGTQFGMIIHGWKTQLDQAKLKADPIHELVSVYKAVNAASKADESVLETCKGELVKLQQGDAENLAIWKECVRLTLEQLEKVYSTLDISFDHYLGESFYNDALAPLVADMLAKDIATISDGATVVFSDGSVKPEADPFLIKEKDEWKAAPCIIRKGDGGFLYATTDLATIDYRVREWKADEIWYVVGAPQQLHFRQVFAAAQRRGVTTKMTHIAFGSILGPDGKMFKTRSGETVGLLEVIDEAIERSRAAADEKEQGFTAEEKDQIARIIGSGAVKYAELSQNRLTDYKFSWDKMLSLQGNTAPYLLNAYVRTRSIFRKLDGEVTLTPDLVLTEPAERALAMKLAQFAENAHDILDDHRPNLLANYLYELASAYHAFFEACNVLRAEGTVKNTRLTLCEATSRVLKTGLGLLGIQTTERM from the coding sequence ATGTTCCGCGCTGTCCTTACGTCCCGTCTCCAAGCTGCTTTCTCTGCGGCAGGCATCGAATTGCCTGCTGGCTTCACTCCGAATGTCGTTATCGCGTCTGATGCTCGCTACGGCGACTACCAGAGCAATGCGGCGATGGTTTTGGCGAAGCAGGTGAAGGCGAATCCGCGGGCGCTGGCGCAGCAGATCGTGGACAAGCTGGACGTGGCGGATTTGTGCGAAAAGACCAGCATCGACGGGCCTGGGTTCCTCAATTTCACGCTCAGTGCGGCTGCTTTGGCGCAAAGGCTCGCGGTGATCGTCTCTGATGACAAAGTCGGCGTGCCAGCGGTGGTGCAGCCGAAGACCATCGTGGTCGATTTCTCCGCGCCGAACATCGCCAAGCCGATGCACGTCGGCCACATCCGCAGCACCTTCATCGGTGACTCGCTGGCACGCGTGGCCCGCTTCATCGGGCACAAGGTCATCACCGACAACCACGTCGGCGACTGGGGCACGCAGTTTGGCATGATCATCCATGGCTGGAAGACGCAGCTCGATCAGGCGAAGCTCAAAGCGGACCCGATTCATGAGCTGGTGAGTGTGTATAAAGCCGTCAATGCGGCGTCGAAGGCGGATGAGAGCGTCTTGGAGACTTGCAAAGGCGAGCTGGTGAAGCTGCAGCAGGGCGATGCCGAGAATCTCGCCATCTGGAAGGAGTGCGTGCGGCTCACACTGGAGCAGCTCGAAAAGGTGTATTCCACGCTCGACATCAGCTTTGACCACTACCTGGGCGAGAGCTTCTACAACGACGCTTTGGCCCCGCTGGTGGCTGACATGCTCGCAAAGGACATCGCCACCATCAGTGACGGTGCGACGGTCGTGTTCAGCGATGGCAGCGTGAAGCCGGAGGCCGATCCCTTCCTCATCAAGGAGAAGGACGAGTGGAAGGCCGCGCCGTGCATCATCCGCAAAGGCGATGGCGGCTTCCTCTATGCCACCACGGACCTCGCTACGATCGACTACCGCGTGCGGGAGTGGAAAGCGGACGAGATCTGGTATGTCGTGGGTGCGCCGCAGCAGCTGCACTTCCGCCAGGTCTTCGCCGCAGCGCAGCGTCGCGGTGTGACCACAAAAATGACGCACATCGCCTTTGGCAGCATTTTGGGGCCGGATGGCAAGATGTTCAAAACCCGCAGCGGCGAGACCGTGGGCCTGCTGGAGGTCATCGACGAGGCCATCGAGCGCTCCCGCGCTGCTGCCGATGAAAAAGAGCAAGGCTTCACCGCTGAGGAAAAAGACCAGATCGCCCGCATCATCGGCTCTGGAGCCGTGAAATACGCCGAGCTCAGCCAGAACCGCCTTACCGACTACAAATTCAGTTGGGACAAAATGTTGAGCCTACAAGGCAACACCGCGCCTTATCTGCTGAATGCCTACGTCCGCACTCGCAGCATCTTCCGCAAGCTCGATGGCGAAGTCACCCTCACGCCCGATTTAGTGCTCACCGAGCCCGCTGAGCGTGCCCTGGCGATGAAACTGGCCCAATTCGCCGAAAACGCCCACGACATCCTCGACGACCATCGGCCGAACCTGCTCGCGAACTACCTCTACGAGCTGGCCTCGGCCTACCATGCCTTCTTTGAAGCCTGTAACGTCTTGCGAGCTGAAGGCACCGTCAAAAACACCCGCCTCACGCTCTGCGAAGCCACCAGCCGTGTGCTGAAGACCGGTCTCGGCCTGCTGGGCATCCAGACGACGGAGCGGATGTGA
- the dusB gene encoding tRNA dihydrouridine synthase DusB, with protein MLSWLSNGHFPLYLAPMAGVTDVTFRRMCKELGADVMVTEFVSAEGILQRDDRTRHYTEFDDAQRPLGVQLFGADGVRMGEAARKIIDWKQPDFIDINFGCPVNKVVSKNGGSSLLKDCPLLQNVAAEVAKAVPIPVTAKMRIGWDAENINAVQVARILEDSGIQAIAVHGRTRAQGYTGLADWEVIAQVADAVKIPVIGNGDIHTGQDVQLRRSQTNVRGIMIGRAAMTNPWVFGEAKHFLATGQQATPASIEDRFNFMRRHCQQAIAHDGRGREFEMIRSMRNRLMNYTKSIPGGKWLRQHFSHVSSLAQLDDILAAYFRHQEELMQAQEEATAP; from the coding sequence ATGCTTTCCTGGCTCTCCAATGGTCACTTTCCCCTCTACCTCGCTCCCATGGCGGGTGTCACGGACGTGACTTTTCGACGCATGTGCAAGGAGCTAGGCGCGGATGTCATGGTGACTGAGTTTGTGAGCGCAGAGGGCATTTTGCAGCGTGATGACCGCACCCGGCACTATACCGAGTTTGATGATGCCCAGCGCCCGCTCGGAGTGCAGCTTTTCGGGGCAGATGGGGTGCGCATGGGCGAGGCCGCGCGGAAAATCATCGACTGGAAGCAGCCCGACTTCATCGACATCAATTTCGGCTGCCCGGTGAACAAGGTCGTCTCCAAAAACGGCGGCTCCTCCCTGCTCAAAGACTGTCCCTTGCTCCAAAATGTCGCCGCAGAGGTCGCCAAGGCCGTCCCCATCCCCGTCACTGCCAAGATGCGCATCGGCTGGGACGCCGAAAACATCAACGCCGTCCAAGTCGCACGCATTTTGGAGGATAGCGGCATCCAGGCCATCGCCGTCCATGGCCGAACCCGTGCTCAGGGCTACACCGGCCTCGCCGACTGGGAAGTCATCGCCCAGGTCGCCGACGCTGTGAAGATCCCCGTCATAGGTAATGGCGACATTCACACCGGCCAAGACGTGCAGCTCCGCCGCTCGCAGACGAACGTGCGTGGCATCATGATCGGCCGCGCCGCCATGACGAATCCGTGGGTCTTTGGTGAGGCGAAGCACTTCCTCGCCACCGGACAGCAGGCAACACCCGCCAGCATCGAGGACCGCTTCAACTTCATGCGCCGCCATTGCCAACAAGCCATCGCCCATGATGGCCGAGGCCGAGAATTCGAGATGATCCGCAGCATGCGGAACCGCCTCATGAACTACACCAAGTCCATCCCTGGCGGCAAATGGCTCCGTCAGCACTTCAGCCACGTCTCCAGCCTCGCGCAGCTAGATGACATCCTCGCCGCATATTTCAGGCATCAAGAGGAGCTCATGCAGGCACAGGAAGAAGCGACAGCGCCCTGA
- a CDS encoding SGNH/GDSL hydrolase family protein, which translates to MKYALFLLLSFALTLQAQSEKPEAKGKIKRAASTVTAPIQDVAGLPRVLLIGDSISMGYTLPTRKLLEKKANVHRIPQNGGPTKNGTANIEKWLGTGKWDVIHFNWGIHDLKFMPDGKRQVEAADYEKNLRTLVARMKQTGATLIWASTTPIPEGELNPSRRFGSVKEYNDIAARVMAENGVIINDLNAYIAPEFDRLHNPKDLHYGAEGYEFLAKKVAEEISKVLATR; encoded by the coding sequence ATGAAATACGCCCTATTCCTCCTCTTGTCCTTCGCACTGACTCTTCAGGCCCAGAGCGAAAAACCGGAGGCCAAAGGGAAGATCAAGCGTGCGGCGAGTACTGTGACCGCTCCGATCCAAGATGTGGCTGGTCTGCCACGCGTTTTGCTCATCGGGGACTCGATCTCCATGGGCTACACACTGCCGACTCGAAAGCTTTTGGAGAAAAAGGCCAATGTGCACCGCATCCCACAAAACGGCGGACCGACCAAGAACGGCACAGCAAACATCGAAAAATGGCTCGGAACTGGGAAGTGGGATGTCATTCACTTCAACTGGGGCATCCACGACTTGAAATTCATGCCTGATGGCAAACGCCAAGTCGAGGCGGCTGATTACGAGAAGAATCTCCGCACTCTCGTAGCCCGCATGAAGCAGACTGGCGCTACACTCATCTGGGCCAGCACCACGCCGATACCGGAAGGTGAACTGAACCCATCGCGCCGCTTTGGCAGCGTCAAGGAATACAACGACATCGCCGCCCGTGTCATGGCCGAGAACGGCGTCATCATCAATGACCTCAATGCATACATAGCGCCTGAGTTCGATCGTCTGCACAATCCCAAAGACCTGCACTACGGTGCTGAAGGCTATGAGTTTTTGGCCAAGAAAGTCGCAGAAGAAATCTCCAAGGTTCTGGCCACTCGATAG
- a CDS encoding sulfatase-like hydrolase/transferase: MLVIIADDLGYADIGVHGGKEVPTPNIDALAASGVRCTSGYVSAPYCSPSRAGFLTGKAATRFGHEFNPHVGDEAKLGLPLDQRTIANVMHDAGYATALIGKWHQGFDAAHHP; encoded by the coding sequence GTGCTTGTCATCATCGCCGACGACCTCGGCTACGCGGACATCGGCGTGCATGGCGGGAAAGAGGTGCCGACGCCGAATATTGATGCGCTGGCGGCATCGGGGGTGCGGTGCACGAGTGGGTATGTCTCAGCGCCGTATTGCAGCCCTTCGCGGGCGGGCTTTTTGACCGGGAAGGCGGCGACGCGGTTCGGGCATGAGTTCAATCCGCATGTGGGCGATGAGGCAAAGCTCGGCCTGCCGCTCGATCAACGCACGATCGCGAATGTGATGCACGACGCAGGCTATGCGACGGCCTTGATCGGCAAATGGCACCAAGGATTCGATGCGGCGCATCATCCGTAG
- a CDS encoding c-type cytochrome, with the protein MAQDAKGKGKGKAKPKRPDAVGPAIGANVATPVSNIKTLPDFKVELIYSVPGGEQGSWVNLTTDDKGRIYVSDQYGMLYRFKSPAAGQTLSQGDIEKVPADIRGVNGMLFAFGALYVGVNDYEKKIPSGIYRITDSNGDDMPDKVEMLREFDAGSDHGVHAILKTPDGKGLYLISGNNAVLKEGPKAGTPDSSPVAKLWGDDHLLPRMPDGRGHNRHVMAPGGIVYRFTPDGKTFEIFASGFRNIYDGGVNRDGELFVYDADMEYDFNTSWYRPTRINHVVSGAEFGWRNGAGKYPEFYYDNLPATLNIGPGSPTGCTFGYGAKFPAKYQEAFYVLDWSWGKIYAVHLKPNGSTYTATKEEFVTGGPLPVSDAIIGKDGAMYFTIGGRRVQSGLYRVSYVGKESTDLVSPIKMRTATTPEDAAQLDRRSLEAFHGKQDPKAVATAWPHLSSTDRYIRAAARTVLEHQPLVEWQDKALAETNTTAQLEALLALTRRTGVCATHREANHVVNTAARDAILAALLKLDFTKLTPEQRLAYVRLTEIVLHRFGNPDDATVAAIIAKLDPAYPADNFELNWLLTETLAYLQAPNAAAKGMALIAAAESQEPQMEYARSLRFLTAGWTPELRTQQLEWFLKAANYKGGASFDKFLEFIRNDSLATFTDAEKTQFAELIAKKPERKTAIENVGAMFVGRTPTMWTLDELSAAAKTGMKGRSYDNGRKMFSAAACYTCHRFGNAGGMTGPDLTGAGGRYSPHDLLDQIINPSNVINEQFAPIVVTKNDGSIMTGVVVNLSGDGVTLNTDLTDPNQRVNVDRKEVKSIELSKVSPMPPMLLAMLKKDEILDLLAYVLSGGNKEHAMFTK; encoded by the coding sequence ATGGCCCAAGACGCCAAAGGGAAGGGAAAGGGCAAAGCCAAGCCCAAACGCCCCGATGCGGTCGGGCCTGCCATCGGGGCGAATGTGGCGACGCCGGTGTCGAACATCAAGACGCTGCCGGATTTCAAGGTGGAGCTGATTTACAGCGTGCCGGGCGGAGAACAGGGCTCGTGGGTGAATCTGACGACCGATGACAAAGGCCGCATCTACGTGAGCGACCAGTATGGCATGCTCTACCGCTTCAAATCGCCCGCCGCAGGCCAGACACTGAGCCAGGGCGACATCGAAAAAGTGCCCGCGGACATCCGCGGCGTGAACGGCATGCTTTTCGCCTTCGGGGCGCTGTATGTCGGCGTGAACGATTACGAGAAAAAGATCCCCAGCGGCATCTATCGCATCACCGACAGCAACGGCGATGACATGCCCGACAAGGTCGAGATGCTGCGCGAGTTCGACGCGGGCAGCGATCACGGTGTGCATGCCATTTTAAAGACACCGGACGGCAAGGGCCTTTACCTCATCAGCGGCAACAACGCCGTGCTCAAAGAAGGCCCGAAGGCCGGCACGCCGGACAGCTCGCCAGTCGCGAAGCTGTGGGGCGATGACCACCTGCTTCCGCGCATGCCAGACGGTCGCGGCCACAACCGCCACGTCATGGCTCCCGGCGGCATCGTGTATCGCTTCACGCCGGATGGAAAGACCTTCGAGATCTTCGCCAGCGGCTTCCGCAACATCTACGACGGCGGCGTGAACCGCGATGGCGAGCTGTTCGTGTATGACGCCGACATGGAGTATGACTTCAACACCTCGTGGTATCGCCCCACGCGCATCAACCACGTCGTCAGCGGCGCGGAATTTGGCTGGCGCAACGGCGCGGGCAAGTATCCCGAGTTCTATTATGACAACCTGCCCGCCACGCTGAACATCGGCCCCGGCTCGCCCACCGGCTGCACCTTTGGCTACGGCGCGAAGTTCCCCGCGAAATACCAAGAGGCCTTTTATGTGCTCGACTGGAGCTGGGGCAAAATCTACGCCGTGCATCTGAAGCCCAATGGCAGCACCTACACCGCCACCAAGGAAGAATTCGTCACCGGCGGCCCGCTGCCCGTCAGCGATGCCATCATCGGCAAAGATGGCGCGATGTATTTTACCATTGGCGGCCGCCGCGTGCAGAGCGGGCTGTATCGGGTGAGTTATGTGGGGAAAGAGAGCACGGATTTGGTTTCACCCATCAAAATGCGGACCGCAACCACGCCAGAAGACGCCGCACAGCTTGACCGCCGCTCCCTCGAAGCCTTCCACGGCAAACAAGACCCCAAAGCCGTAGCGACAGCCTGGCCTCATCTGAGCAGCACGGATCGTTACATCCGCGCTGCTGCCCGCACGGTGCTGGAGCATCAACCGCTTGTCGAATGGCAGGACAAAGCGCTCGCCGAAACCAACACCACCGCGCAGCTCGAAGCCCTGCTCGCTCTCACACGCCGCACGGGCGTTTGCGCGACGCATCGTGAGGCGAACCACGTCGTCAACACCGCCGCTCGCGATGCCATCCTCGCCGCGCTGTTGAAGCTCGACTTCACCAAACTCACGCCCGAGCAACGCCTCGCCTATGTGCGCCTCACGGAGATCGTGTTGCACCGCTTCGGCAATCCGGACGACGCCACCGTCGCCGCGATCATCGCAAAACTCGATCCCGCGTATCCGGCGGACAACTTCGAGCTCAACTGGCTGCTCACCGAAACACTCGCTTACCTCCAGGCACCGAATGCCGCCGCGAAAGGCATGGCACTCATCGCCGCCGCCGAAAGCCAAGAGCCGCAGATGGAGTATGCGCGCAGCCTGCGCTTCCTCACCGCTGGCTGGACACCGGAACTGCGTACGCAGCAGCTCGAATGGTTCCTCAAAGCCGCGAACTACAAAGGTGGGGCCAGCTTCGACAAGTTCCTCGAATTCATCCGCAACGACAGCCTCGCCACCTTTACCGACGCCGAGAAAACGCAGTTCGCCGAACTCATCGCCAAAAAGCCCGAACGCAAAACCGCCATCGAAAACGTCGGCGCCATGTTCGTGGGCCGCACTCCGACGATGTGGACGCTCGATGAACTCAGCGCCGCCGCTAAGACCGGCATGAAAGGCCGCAGCTATGACAATGGCCGGAAGATGTTCAGCGCCGCCGCTTGCTACACCTGCCACCGCTTTGGCAACGCTGGCGGCATGACCGGCCCTGATTTGACCGGCGCAGGCGGACGCTACAGCCCCCACGACCTGCTCGATCAAATCATCAACCCCAGCAACGTCATCAACGAGCAGTTCGCCCCCATCGTCGTCACCAAAAACGACGGCAGCATCATGACCGGCGTAGTCGTCAATCTCAGCGGCGACGGCGTCACCCTCAACACCGACCTCACCGACCCCAACCAGCGCGTGAACGTCGATCGCAAAGAAGTGAAAAGCATCGAGCTCAGCAAAGTCTCCCCCATGCCCCCGATGCTCCTCGCCATGCTCAAGAAAGACGAAATCCTCGACCTCCTCGCCTACGTCCTCAGCGGCGGAAACAAGGAGCACGCGATGTTTACGAAGTAG
- a CDS encoding SUMF1/EgtB/PvdO family nonheme iron enzyme — MKFAELHYQRGRGPVLALWVLVMQSLSLALTPFDFITVGNIGNASDSTGYGRVDYAYRIGKYEVSLNQYASFLNAVAASDTYNLYNTQLGTDLNVAGITRSGSPGSYSYTVIGDGSRPVTYVSWFDAARMANWMHNGEPTGSQDLSTTEAGAYPLSGATSGIINRNPGARVYLPSEDEWYKAAYHDPSLNGGTGGYWLYPMRSNTTPGNQIGSLPNQANYYTASSAPFGLLSVTQQNTTNSSQNYLTAGGAFSASASAHGTFDQAGNVYEVLDASSGSNRIIRGGTWWANNSGALLQMQGAGRNQIAPATENNVFGFRLAGSSSPEIEVMHSEVNLIDGDSTLDFGSVIIGTQGIIPLIIRNTGTGPLTISGATLDGAQGAEFGTNLVPPVIIAAAQEIQILVSFVPAGSSTGTRAASLHFANSDVDEGVFDLALTGVAYSPTTDFDNDGLNDAAEYKLAALGFDWQTDQTALVTTLFSGANSAGLYSNTQVQELNVGTPLLTRNATTGAFKLTLGIQKSANLINFTPFPMTVPQIQLNAQGELEFEFTSTDNAAFYRLQAK; from the coding sequence ATGAAGTTCGCCGAGCTTCATTATCAGCGCGGACGGGGGCCTGTATTGGCGCTCTGGGTGCTGGTAATGCAAAGCCTGTCATTGGCGCTTACACCGTTCGATTTCATCACGGTTGGAAATATCGGGAACGCCTCCGATTCTACGGGCTATGGCAGAGTAGATTATGCATACCGGATCGGAAAATATGAAGTGTCGCTAAACCAGTATGCGTCATTTCTCAATGCGGTCGCTGCCTCTGACACCTACAATTTGTACAACACACAACTGGGCACGGATCTCAATGTGGCGGGCATCACCCGTTCGGGTTCTCCAGGCAGCTACTCATATACGGTGATTGGTGATGGCAGCCGTCCTGTGACATACGTTAGCTGGTTCGACGCGGCCCGCATGGCGAACTGGATGCACAATGGCGAGCCAACTGGCTCACAAGACCTCTCGACGACTGAAGCGGGGGCATACCCCCTCAGTGGAGCAACATCGGGCATCATCAATCGCAATCCTGGCGCACGGGTCTATCTTCCATCGGAGGATGAATGGTACAAGGCCGCTTATCACGACCCCTCGCTAAATGGGGGCACTGGAGGATACTGGCTGTATCCGATGCGCAGCAATACCACGCCTGGAAATCAGATCGGTTCGCTGCCCAATCAGGCAAACTATTACACGGCAAGCTCAGCCCCCTTCGGTCTGCTGTCGGTGACGCAGCAAAACACGACAAATTCATCGCAAAACTACCTGACGGCTGGTGGAGCATTCTCAGCCTCGGCCAGCGCCCATGGCACTTTTGATCAAGCAGGGAATGTTTACGAAGTCCTTGACGCCTCATCCGGTTCAAACCGCATCATCCGAGGGGGGACCTGGTGGGCAAACAACTCCGGAGCGCTGCTTCAGATGCAGGGCGCAGGGCGCAATCAAATCGCACCCGCCACTGAAAACAATGTCTTTGGATTTCGTCTTGCGGGTAGCAGCAGCCCCGAGATCGAGGTGATGCACTCCGAAGTGAATCTGATAGACGGGGATTCCACGCTGGACTTTGGAAGCGTGATCATCGGCACTCAGGGGATCATCCCGCTCATCATTCGCAACACCGGCACCGGGCCTTTGACCATTTCCGGAGCAACATTGGATGGAGCACAGGGAGCTGAGTTTGGCACGAACTTAGTCCCACCCGTCATCATCGCTGCCGCGCAGGAGATTCAAATACTGGTTTCCTTTGTGCCTGCGGGCAGTTCCACCGGGACACGCGCTGCGTCGCTCCACTTTGCAAACAGCGATGTTGACGAAGGGGTGTTTGATCTAGCTCTGACAGGAGTGGCTTATTCGCCAACGACTGACTTTGACAACGACGGATTGAATGATGCCGCAGAGTACAAGCTCGCCGCGCTCGGCTTCGATTGGCAGACTGATCAGACTGCACTCGTCACGACATTATTCTCAGGAGCGAACAGCGCAGGATTGTACAGCAACACGCAAGTACAGGAACTAAATGTCGGCACACCGCTTTTGACCCGAAATGCCACAACGGGAGCTTTCAAACTGACCTTGGGCATTCAAAAATCGGCCAACTTGATCAACTTCACTCCATTCCCGATGACGGTGCCACAAATCCAACTCAACGCGCAGGGGGAGCTAGAGTTTGAATTCACTTCTACGGACAATGCGGCTTTTTACCGGTTGCAGGCCAAATAG
- a CDS encoding DUF1080 domain-containing protein — protein MNRLLLFAVLAFSSALAQDGFKPLFNGKDLTGWDCNPELWKVENGEIVGTTTGPEQLAYNQFLIWRGGKVKNFELKAKIRQKGNNTGIQYRSSENTDKKWSIRGYQCDIHPNAAYRAMMYEEGGRGIVSQNGQSVVIDPSGVKWLAGEHDPVEADIAEWHEYTVIAKGNHLVHQIDGKTTMELTDFEEVKRTLEGLVAFQIHRGPAMEVHIKDVMLKELPEGGVIDFATHPIPSDAQIIEAKAAKKKAKGKKAEAKKSR, from the coding sequence ATGAATCGCCTCCTTCTCTTCGCTGTACTCGCCTTTTCCTCCGCCCTGGCTCAGGACGGCTTCAAACCACTCTTCAACGGCAAAGACCTCACTGGCTGGGATTGCAATCCGGAGCTGTGGAAGGTGGAAAACGGAGAAATCGTCGGCACCACCACGGGGCCGGAGCAGCTCGCGTATAATCAGTTCCTCATCTGGCGTGGTGGGAAGGTCAAAAACTTCGAATTGAAGGCCAAAATCCGCCAGAAGGGCAACAACACCGGTATCCAATACCGCAGCAGCGAGAACACCGACAAAAAATGGTCCATTCGCGGCTACCAGTGCGACATCCACCCGAACGCCGCCTACCGCGCGATGATGTATGAGGAAGGCGGTCGCGGCATCGTCTCGCAAAACGGGCAGAGCGTCGTCATCGACCCCTCCGGCGTGAAATGGCTCGCGGGCGAGCATGATCCCGTCGAGGCCGACATCGCCGAGTGGCATGAGTACACCGTCATCGCGAAGGGAAACCATCTCGTGCACCAGATCGATGGCAAAACGACGATGGAGCTCACTGACTTCGAGGAGGTCAAACGCACGCTCGAAGGCCTGGTCGCCTTCCAGATTCATCGCGGTCCCGCCATGGAGGTCCACATCAAGGACGTGATGCTCAAAGAACTGCCGGAGGGTGGAGTGATCGACTTCGCCACTCATCCCATCCCCAGCGATGCCCAGATCATCGAGGCAAAGGCCGCGAAGAAGAAGGCCAAAGGGAAGAAAGCGGAAGCCAAGAAGAGCCGCTGA